A window of Thermosipho japonicus genomic DNA:
TGTCGTCAAGCTAGTTGAAAATATTAGTACACAATCAGAAACAGTAGTAAAACAATTTGATAAGATTACAGACGAAGTAACAAACATGTCAACAGAAATAGAAAGTTTAGCAGCAAGTTCCCAAGAACAGGGAGCAGCAGCACAAGAAATAAGCAGTGCAATGGATATGTCGTCTCAATCAATTTTAATGATAGCACAACAGATAGAAGAAATGATGGAAGCTGTTAAATTACTCGCAAACGCAAGCCAAGATATAACTGCATCTTCTCAAGAATTAACTGCTTTAGCAAATAATCTAGTTGAACAGGTAAAAATGTTTAAAGTTTAAAAAAACGGAAATTGCAAACAAAAACCCCATCCTAGATAACTAAGGATGGGGTTTTTACAATATTTAGATGAATATGTTAGTTAATTTTCGAAAAATCATAATTAATTGAATTTACTCACCAACTGTATATTTTACAAATCTTGAAACTCTGATGTTTTCTCCTATCTTTGCAATAGATTCTTTAATTAATTCTTCAACTGTCTTATCTTCATCAAATGCAAATTTTTGTTCATACAAACAATTTTCTTCAAAGAATTTGTTTAATTTTCCTTCTACAATTTTTTCTATAACATGTTCTGGTTTTCCAGAATCTTTTAATTGGTCCCTATAGATTTCTTTTTCTTTTTCAATAACTTCTTGTGGGACATCTTCTCTTCTTACCCACCTTGGTGACATTGCTGCAATGTGCATTGCAATTTTGTTACCTAATTCTTGGAAGTCTTCTGTTCTTGCAACAAAATCTGTTTCACAATTTAATTCAACTAAGACACCAATTCTTTTGTTAAAGTGAACGTAAGCTGCGATAATTCCATCACCAGTTTCTCTTGAAGCTTTTTTTGCTGCCTTTGCAATACCTTTCTTTCTTAAAATTTCAATAGCTTGTTCCATATCTCCATTTGCTTCTTCAAGTGCCTTTTTACAATCCATCATTCCAGCACCTGTTCTATCTCTTAATTCCTTAACAAGTTTTGCATCAATCATACTTTCTCCTCCTCCTCTTTATTTTTAGACAATTTTCTCCATATCCCATTTTCCATCATTTAATACCATTATATATTCAAAACCCAAATCTTTCAAATTACCTAAAGTATCATAAATACCTCTTCCTACATCTTCCAATCTGTGAGCATCAGAACCTATTGTAACATATTTTCCACCAAGGTCTCTATAAAGCTTTAAAATATCATACGAAGGGTTTGGTTCACCGTATCTGTATATTGCAGAAGTATTAACTTCCAATATCTTTCCTTCCTTAATAATTTTCTTAAAAATTTCCGAGATCAATGGATATAACTTTTTTGAAAATGGCTCATTATTTTCTACAAATCTTCTTGGAAAATCAAGATGACCTAATACATGAAAATCATTGATAACTTCGATTATATTATACAAATTCTTCAAATAATTTTCATACATCAATTGGATATCGCTATAGTCCTTATATGCATGGTATGATAATATAACAAAATCAAATTCTTTTAAATCTATGTCAATTTTTGATTTACCATCCCATCCAAACTCTACTCCAACTAAAAGTCCATATTTTTTCATTGTTTCTTTATAGCTTTCTATATCAAATTTAAAGTTATGATCCTTTTCAACTGCCTCGTAATGATCCGTAATTATAACCTTCAAATTCTTTTCCTTTGCATATTTTACAATATCTTCCACATTTGAATTTGAATCAGGAGAAAAATTACTGTGTATATGATAATCAATCATTTATTTTTCCTCCTGCAGCCTTTACTAACCACTTAAAAATAGGGTGAGGCTTTCCAACCTTTGATTTATATTCTGGATGATATTGAATACCTACAAAGAATGGATGATCTTCAAGTTCAACTGCTTCAACAAAATCAGATCTTGCAGATATTGTTAGTTTATAACCTTCTTCTCCTGGATTTTTAAATAGTTGAGGAAATGCTTCTGCATCAACTTCATAGCGGTGTCTGTGTCTTTCATACACAATCTCTTGACCATCATAAATTCTACTTAAAAGCGTTCCTTTCATAATTTGTGTCTTTTGAGCTCCTAGCCTCATTGTCCCACCAAGATTTAAAACCTCTTTTTGTGATTCCATCATATTGACTACTGGGTATGGAGTATTCTCATCAAATTCTGTAGAATTTGCACCTTCTAATTTTCCAACATTTCTAGCAAATTCTATTGCCATAAGCTGCATTCCAAGACATATTCCAAGAATCGGTTTTTTATTTTCCCTTGCATATTTTATTGCTTTTATCTTTCCTTCTATTCCTCTTCTACCAAATCCTCCTGGAATAATCAATGCATCAAAATCATCTAAATAGTTTTTGATTTGCTCATCTGTCATATCTTCAAGTTCTTGTGCGTCAATAACTATAGGTTTTTGAGCACCTGAAAGATATATAGATTCAATTATACTTTTGTAAGCATCATCTGTACCAAGATATTTACCAACTATACCTATTTTCAAGAGTTCAAAAGACTTTGGATAACTCCAATTAAAACTATCATTTATATCAAGACCAAGCTCTTTAGCGATTAATTTGTGAAGGTTCAAAGAATGAAGCACATCTGGAACTTCATATACATTAGATGCATCTGGAAGATTTATAACTCTATTTCTTGGAACTCCGCTAAA
This region includes:
- a CDS encoding PHP domain-containing protein, which translates into the protein MIDYHIHSNFSPDSNSNVEDIVKYAKEKNLKVIITDHYEAVEKDHNFKFDIESYKETMKKYGLLVGVEFGWDGKSKIDIDLKEFDFVILSYHAYKDYSDIQLMYENYLKNLYNIIEVINDFHVLGHLDFPRRFVENNEPFSKKLYPLISEIFKKIIKEGKILEVNTSAIYRYGEPNPSYDILKLYRDLGGKYVTIGSDAHRLEDVGRGIYDTLGNLKDLGFEYIMVLNDGKWDMEKIV
- a CDS encoding CTP synthase, with translation MPQRFIVVTGGVLSGIGKGIFSASLARILKDSGVNVNILKIDPYLNVDAGTMNPNQHGEVFVTDDGYEADLDLGHYERFLGINVSRKNNITAGQIYYSVIKREREGKYLGSTVQIVPHVTSEIKDRIKSMDGDLLVIEIGGTVGDIEGEVFLEAVRELAFEIGREKFHFVHVTYVPYLRTTNEFKTKPTQQSVQLLRRIGIHPDTIIVRTEMPIDANSLFKVSLFSGVPRNRVINLPDASNVYEVPDVLHSLNLHKLIAKELGLDINDSFNWSYPKSFELLKIGIVGKYLGTDDAYKSIIESIYLSGAQKPIVIDAQELEDMTDEQIKNYLDDFDALIIPGGFGRRGIEGKIKAIKYARENKKPILGICLGMQLMAIEFARNVGKLEGANSTEFDENTPYPVVNMMESQKEVLNLGGTMRLGAQKTQIMKGTLLSRIYDGQEIVYERHRHRYEVDAEAFPQLFKNPGEEGYKLTISARSDFVEAVELEDHPFFVGIQYHPEYKSKVGKPHPIFKWLVKAAGGKIND
- the tsf gene encoding translation elongation factor Ts, with the protein product MIDAKLVKELRDRTGAGMMDCKKALEEANGDMEQAIEILRKKGIAKAAKKASRETGDGIIAAYVHFNKRIGVLVELNCETDFVARTEDFQELGNKIAMHIAAMSPRWVRREDVPQEVIEKEKEIYRDQLKDSGKPEHVIEKIVEGKLNKFFEENCLYEQKFAFDEDKTVEELIKESIAKIGENIRVSRFVKYTVGE